A section of the Papio anubis isolate 15944 chromosome 2, Panubis1.0, whole genome shotgun sequence genome encodes:
- the LOC101011847 gene encoding essential MCU regulator, mitochondrial — MASGAARWLALAPVRSGALRSGPSLRKDGDVAAARSGLGQSLVPSRSVIVTRSGAILPKPVKMSFGLLRVFSIVIPFLYVGTLISKNFAALLEEHDIFVPEDDDDDD, encoded by the coding sequence ATGGCGTCCGGAGCGGCTCGCTGGCTAGCACTGGCACCAGTCAGGTCCGGGGCTCTCCGAAGCGGGCCTAGCTTGAGGAAAGATGGCGATGTCGCCGCCGCACGGAGTGGCTTAGGCCAGAGCCTGGTACCGTCGAGGTCAGTCATCGTTACCCGCAGCGGCGCCATTTTGCCCAAACCGGTGAAAATGTCCTTTGGCCTTCTCCGTGTGTTCTCCATTGTGATCCCCTTTCTCTATGTCGGGACACTCATTAGCAAGAACTTTGCTGCTCTACTTGAGGAACATGACATTTTTGTTCCAGaggatgacgatgatgatgactAA